The following are from one region of the Pseudomonadota bacterium genome:
- a CDS encoding DUF1838 family protein: MPIRTPLLLFSLLYLSLLPGIAFAEANAAQGREAAPEVLRAWVDARAGTGEPVHWIAEGGVYAYPSGEKLFGMIGFDSSTVIWPETAGEPVVHLTRKTFAYTDPETGAVLETHNGQPVEPIAYPYQMISYRLKDGLIYGDVEQGSGDRVQVIEAKNGIPSRKMGNTWVFTAAVWLDFPLPSGGTYEAWENYDFFIHPEGAVEEPHQMSWQRYGALPPWAGGDVAIMHLHSWRVESLDEFPPELLAWAKKEKPMWLKPPADMREIRRLQQTPSP, from the coding sequence ATGCCGATTAGAACCCCCCTGCTGCTCTTTAGTTTGCTGTACTTGTCGTTGCTGCCAGGAATCGCCTTCGCTGAGGCGAATGCCGCCCAGGGGCGTGAAGCGGCCCCAGAGGTGTTGCGCGCCTGGGTTGATGCACGCGCGGGCACCGGCGAACCGGTGCACTGGATCGCTGAGGGCGGCGTTTATGCCTACCCGTCCGGCGAGAAGCTGTTCGGCATGATCGGCTTCGACAGCTCTACCGTGATCTGGCCCGAGACCGCCGGCGAGCCGGTGGTGCACCTGACCCGCAAGACGTTCGCCTACACCGACCCGGAGACCGGCGCCGTGCTGGAAACGCATAACGGTCAGCCCGTGGAACCGATCGCCTATCCCTACCAGATGATCAGCTACCGACTGAAGGACGGGTTGATCTACGGTGACGTGGAGCAGGGCAGCGGCGATCGCGTGCAGGTGATCGAGGCTAAGAATGGTATTCCCTCCAGGAAGATGGGCAACACCTGGGTATTCACCGCTGCGGTCTGGCTCGATTTCCCCCTGCCGTCGGGCGGCACCTACGAGGCCTGGGAGAACTACGACTTTTTCATCCATCCCGAGGGCGCAGTGGAGGAGCCGCACCAGATGAGCTGGCAGCGGTACGGCGCGCTTCCCCCGTGGGCCGGCGGTGACGTGGCCATCATGCATCTGCACTCCTGGCGGGTGGAGTCGCTGGACGAGTTTCCGCCGGAGTTGCTGGCTTGGGCGAAGAAAGAAAAGCCGATGTGGCTGAAGCCGCCGGCCGATATGCGAGAGATTCGTCGGCTGCAGCAGACGCCCAGTCCGTAA
- a CDS encoding alpha/beta hydrolase, translating to MDSHFSRRYLSSPFGQTHWLLRQPADTSRPPLLCLHPIPYSGVFFRTFMGLVDDRETLAPDYPGYGGSDGADEVISIKEHAQAIAPGIETFKELHVLGFHTGCLVGVELALSYPSVTQLTLVDIPYFEAEARSKMTVSDHELTPELSCLESLWSFSVSRNVPDLALTRAYELFIEQARAGERERWGFKAAFAYPCEERFAKVTTPTTIIATESGLKDPTITASQAMSHATFRQRPDINALVFETFAAEIAAEL from the coding sequence ATGGACAGCCATTTTTCACGCCGCTACCTGAGCAGCCCTTTCGGGCAGACGCACTGGCTGCTGCGCCAGCCGGCGGACACCAGCCGGCCGCCGCTGCTCTGCCTGCACCCCATTCCCTACAGCGGGGTATTTTTTCGCACCTTTATGGGCTTGGTCGACGACCGGGAAACCCTGGCGCCGGACTATCCCGGCTACGGCGGCTCGGACGGTGCGGACGAGGTCATCTCGATCAAGGAACACGCCCAGGCGATTGCGCCGGGCATTGAGACGTTCAAAGAGCTTCATGTCCTGGGCTTTCATACAGGCTGCCTGGTCGGCGTTGAACTGGCGCTCAGCTACCCGTCGGTCACCCAGCTAACGCTGGTGGACATCCCCTACTTTGAGGCGGAAGCGAGGAGCAAGATGACCGTGTCAGATCACGAGCTGACGCCGGAGCTCAGCTGCCTGGAAAGCCTGTGGTCGTTTTCCGTCAGCCGCAATGTGCCCGATCTGGCGTTGACCCGCGCATACGAGCTGTTCATCGAGCAGGCGAGAGCAGGCGAGCGCGAACGCTGGGGCTTCAAGGCGGCTTTCGCCTACCCTTGCGAGGAGCGGTTTGCCAAAGTTACGACCCCAACCACCATCATCGCCACAGAATCCGGGCTGAAGGACCCGACTATTACTGCCAGCCAGGCCATGAGCCACGCCACTTTTCGGCAGCGGCCCGATATTAATGCGCTGGTCTTTGAAACATTTGCCGCCGAGATTGCCGCCGAGCTGTAG
- a CDS encoding isochorismatase family protein → MSDRFKQAGYGSETIGFGQRPAILVVDFQHSFTRDKWPIGGSPHITSAVEHTEPLLKAARARGIPVASCNCAWQSKKDMAYWKVGPLSDGHCFIGQESTQIEETLVDEDYDFTFTKSAPSIFFLTPLVTFLTTHQVDTTIITGCTTSGCVRASIVDSFSYGFRTMVPEECVGDQERDAHEANLRDVGRRYADVLPKSQVMDYVESFPLAETERAAG, encoded by the coding sequence ATGTCAGATCGATTCAAGCAGGCCGGCTATGGCTCCGAGACCATCGGCTTTGGTCAGCGACCGGCCATTTTGGTAGTTGATTTCCAGCACTCGTTTACCCGAGACAAGTGGCCGATTGGCGGCTCACCGCACATCACCTCAGCGGTTGAGCATACCGAGCCGCTGCTGAAGGCGGCCCGGGCGCGAGGGATTCCGGTGGCGTCGTGCAACTGCGCATGGCAAAGCAAAAAAGATATGGCCTATTGGAAGGTGGGGCCGCTGTCCGACGGCCACTGCTTCATCGGCCAGGAGTCGACGCAGATCGAAGAAACGCTGGTGGACGAGGACTACGACTTCACGTTCACGAAATCCGCGCCGTCGATTTTCTTTTTGACGCCGCTGGTGACGTTTCTGACTACCCACCAGGTGGACACGACGATCATCACGGGGTGCACTACCAGCGGCTGCGTCCGAGCATCGATCGTCGACAGCTTTTCCTATGGTTTCCGCACGATGGTGCCCGAGGAATGCGTCGGGGATCAGGAGCGCGATGCGCATGAGGCCAACCTGCGTGACGTCGGCCGACGCTACGCGGACGTGCTGCCGAAATCGCAGGTGATGGATTACGTTGAATCGTTTCCTCTGGCCGAAACGGAGCGCGCCGCGGGCTAA
- a CDS encoding hydantoinase B/oxoprolinase family protein: MPAKLIQANETPFNRVDVDPIALDIVENALKNARYEMDTVLFRTAMSPGIREQHDEFPMIANVEGKMVVGQFGSFIHGFKEAFNGTIEEGDVFLTNDPYACNGAVSHINDWLVLVPVFKDHRLIAWAAMFGHMTDVGGKVPGSLPTDARQIYEEGIRVPVTKIFKKGELQEEILELVLYNCRLPHWNRSDFNAIIAACRTAEKRCVEIAERFGDDVFYSAMDELLERNKRAMAQLIKNTVPEEKQYFEDYICDDGLGMGPYRIKCAMWREGDKVKFDFEGTDPQSISSINFYLNEEMFKMFCGVYMIMVFDPQIMFNDGFYDLMEVNIPAGTLLKPMEPAALSCRTHALGRIFDVLGGLLGQGSPDFLCAAGFSDSPHFMYSGYDKNGEWYQLYQIGFGGVPGKPSGDGPDGHSLWPSFTNVPNEFLESYFPLRIDVYETLPDSGGAGLHRGGNALRIGYRFLEPGEISIHDDRWLTYPWGVNGGHPGQRSQKILVRTDGTEELCESKCDRLHVNAGDLLYFDTWGGGGWGDPFLRPTEQVAFDVDAGLVTVEGAKKNYGVVINADGSADEEATTALRAQMSSDRGDTKLFDKGFESVDELKARCESDTGLKAPQQPRFETWVDVQRQRVAG; this comes from the coding sequence ATGCCAGCAAAACTGATTCAAGCCAACGAGACGCCGTTTAACCGGGTGGACGTGGATCCCATTGCCCTCGACATTGTTGAAAATGCGCTCAAAAACGCCCGCTACGAGATGGACACAGTGCTGTTCCGGACCGCCATGTCGCCCGGTATCCGTGAGCAGCATGACGAGTTTCCGATGATCGCAAACGTCGAAGGCAAGATGGTCGTCGGCCAATTTGGCTCGTTTATCCACGGCTTCAAAGAAGCCTTCAACGGCACCATCGAAGAAGGGGACGTGTTCCTGACCAACGATCCCTACGCCTGCAACGGCGCGGTGAGCCATATCAACGACTGGCTTGTGCTGGTCCCCGTGTTTAAGGACCACCGCCTGATTGCCTGGGCCGCCATGTTTGGCCACATGACCGACGTAGGCGGCAAGGTGCCCGGCAGCCTGCCGACCGACGCGCGGCAGATCTACGAGGAAGGCATTCGCGTGCCGGTCACCAAGATCTTCAAGAAAGGTGAGCTGCAGGAAGAGATCCTTGAGCTGGTGCTGTACAACTGCCGGCTGCCGCACTGGAACCGCTCAGACTTCAACGCCATCATCGCCGCCTGCCGCACCGCCGAGAAGCGCTGCGTGGAGATCGCCGAGCGCTTCGGCGACGACGTGTTCTATTCAGCGATGGACGAGCTGCTGGAGCGCAACAAGCGCGCCATGGCGCAGCTGATCAAGAACACCGTGCCGGAGGAAAAGCAGTACTTCGAAGACTACATCTGCGACGACGGCTTAGGCATGGGCCCCTATCGCATCAAATGCGCCATGTGGCGCGAGGGTGACAAGGTCAAGTTCGACTTTGAAGGCACCGATCCGCAATCCATCAGCTCCATCAACTTCTATCTGAACGAAGAGATGTTCAAGATGTTCTGCGGGGTCTATATGATCATGGTGTTCGACCCGCAGATCATGTTCAACGACGGCTTTTATGACCTGATGGAGGTCAACATTCCGGCCGGCACCCTGCTGAAGCCGATGGAGCCGGCGGCCCTGTCTTGCCGAACCCATGCGCTGGGCCGGATCTTCGACGTGCTCGGCGGCCTGCTTGGCCAGGGGAGCCCGGACTTCCTGTGTGCCGCCGGCTTCTCTGACAGCCCGCACTTTATGTACTCCGGCTACGACAAGAACGGCGAGTGGTACCAGCTGTACCAGATCGGCTTCGGCGGTGTTCCCGGCAAGCCCTCGGGTGACGGTCCGGACGGCCACTCCCTGTGGCCCAGCTTCACCAACGTGCCCAACGAGTTTCTGGAAAGCTATTTCCCGCTGCGTATCGACGTGTACGAGACGCTGCCCGATTCCGGCGGCGCCGGCCTGCACCGTGGCGGTAACGCCCTGCGCATCGGCTACCGATTCCTGGAGCCCGGCGAGATCTCGATCCATGACGATCGCTGGCTGACCTACCCCTGGGGCGTCAACGGCGGCCATCCAGGTCAGCGCAGCCAGAAGATCCTGGTGCGCACCGACGGCACGGAAGAGCTGTGTGAGTCCAAGTGCGACCGCCTGCACGTCAACGCCGGCGATTTGCTCTATTTCGACACCTGGGGCGGCGGCGGCTGGGGTGACCCCTTCCTGCGACCCACCGAGCAGGTGGCGTTCGACGTCGACGCGGGTCTGGTGACCGTCGAGGGCGCCAAAAAGAACTATGGCGTGGTGATCAACGCGGACGGCAGCGCCGACGAGGAAGCCACCACCGCCCTGCGGGCTCAGATGAGCAGCGACCGTGGCGACACCAAGCTGTTCGACAAAGGCTTCGAGTCGGTGGATGAGCTCAAGGCGCGCTGCGAGTCTGACACCGGCCTCAAGGCGCCGCAGCAGCCTCGCTTCGAAACCTGGGTGGACGTGCAGCGCCAGCGCGTAGCGGGCTAA
- a CDS encoding tetratricopeptide repeat protein translates to MTDPRWEKLWAIYHEVVELPPNLRPEALARACADDDALRAELERLLAADDDDSPLDRPPAQLFELAANLEGRDIGPWRLDQELGRGGMGAVYLAHREDGAYRQQVAIKFMARHRDEDARRRFLTERALLARLDHPCIARLIDAGETSDQMPYLVMEYVDGTTCDRWCQAPSRTTRERLELFRKICEAVQFAHQNLVVHRDLKPGNVLVTQDGQPKLLDFGIARPLNEGADGTVTRHAMTPDFASPEQVRGEQVTTVSDVYSLGVLLYLTLSGVKPYNLADAALAQVVKSICDDEPPLPSRTARGRLAEQLTGDLDAIVSRAMAKRPAERYGSAQELADDISRHLNDLPVTARRPSRMYRLGRFVRRHRLGVTAGVTTALALIVLSGSLFFQGRQLSAALVQSEAQTRRSNAAFEFLADLLLQADPETSQGNPLTVAQVLDQGAQRLVTRFEDEPLLKSELAQTVGQVYLHLGELSAAEEFFQQALAVDPESPAALAGMALVQDGRGDPGAGEQLQRQVIEILSETGDSGALAEARLRLAALLQAQSKLDAAEQEMTAALATPRVDPLAAARARIRLGSLRWAQGDIAESAQQYRQALATFRDHLGDEHQETARARFALASALHRQGEYALAEANYRQSLITREGIYGPHHPLVARVLEGLGGLLYDAGRAEESLPVSRRALAIQQALHGEEAPRTALALNNLALAEHDLGRFALAMDHYQRALKINRTTYGPRHARVAANQNNVGLIHLDLGEPEAALQPFGEALTIHQEILPDDHPALAYSAHFLGRSHLQLGQLSEAERWLEEAVTRRARLRNGEHPQLADSLIWRSVLRMQLGQKALALEDAERALAIRQENLEAGDWRLAEATLTAAAIAWQQNTPSGATVQRAIAQLNESRGRDDWRVVEITGRLASVLCAASRGPTDGNAAHPICGVE, encoded by the coding sequence ATGACCGATCCGCGCTGGGAAAAACTCTGGGCGATCTACCACGAGGTGGTCGAGCTGCCCCCTAACCTTCGGCCCGAGGCCCTGGCGCGGGCGTGCGCCGACGACGACGCGCTGCGCGCCGAGCTGGAGCGGCTGCTGGCGGCCGACGATGATGATTCACCGCTCGACCGCCCGCCCGCACAGCTGTTTGAGCTGGCCGCCAATCTCGAGGGTCGCGACATCGGCCCCTGGCGCCTGGATCAGGAGCTTGGCCGCGGCGGCATGGGCGCGGTCTACCTGGCGCATCGGGAGGACGGTGCCTACCGCCAGCAGGTCGCCATCAAGTTTATGGCCCGGCATCGGGACGAGGACGCAAGGCGACGCTTTCTCACCGAACGGGCGCTGCTGGCCAGGCTCGACCATCCGTGTATCGCCCGGCTCATCGACGCCGGCGAAACCTCTGACCAGATGCCATATCTGGTCATGGAGTATGTCGACGGCACCACCTGCGATCGTTGGTGCCAGGCGCCGTCGCGCACCACCCGGGAGCGGCTCGAACTTTTCAGGAAGATCTGCGAAGCGGTCCAGTTTGCTCACCAAAACCTGGTCGTTCACCGCGACCTCAAGCCGGGTAACGTGCTGGTCACGCAAGACGGCCAGCCCAAGCTGCTGGACTTCGGAATCGCCCGCCCCCTGAACGAAGGTGCCGACGGCACCGTAACGCGCCACGCGATGACGCCGGACTTTGCCAGCCCCGAGCAGGTTCGCGGGGAGCAGGTGACCACGGTCAGCGACGTTTATTCGCTGGGCGTGCTGCTCTACCTCACGCTCAGCGGAGTCAAACCCTACAACCTGGCTGATGCCGCGCTGGCCCAGGTCGTAAAATCGATCTGTGACGACGAGCCGCCGCTGCCCAGCCGGACGGCTCGCGGACGACTGGCAGAACAACTGACCGGCGATCTGGACGCCATCGTCAGCCGGGCGATGGCGAAGCGGCCGGCGGAGCGCTACGGCTCCGCGCAAGAGCTGGCGGACGACATCAGTCGCCACCTGAACGACCTGCCCGTGACCGCGCGGCGACCGAGCCGCATGTACCGATTGGGCCGCTTCGTTCGGCGTCACCGCCTCGGCGTGACCGCGGGCGTCACCACAGCGCTGGCACTGATCGTACTGAGCGGCTCGCTGTTTTTTCAGGGCCGGCAGCTCAGCGCAGCGCTGGTTCAGTCCGAGGCTCAGACCCGACGTTCGAACGCGGCGTTCGAGTTTCTGGCTGACCTGCTGCTTCAGGCTGATCCGGAAACCAGCCAGGGCAACCCGCTGACCGTGGCGCAGGTGCTGGATCAGGGCGCTCAGCGGCTCGTCACCCGGTTTGAAGATGAACCCCTCCTCAAGTCGGAGCTGGCGCAGACGGTGGGACAGGTTTATCTGCATCTCGGTGAGCTCAGCGCCGCCGAGGAATTTTTTCAGCAGGCGCTGGCGGTCGACCCGGAGTCACCCGCTGCGCTTGCCGGCATGGCGCTGGTGCAGGATGGACGGGGTGACCCAGGGGCTGGCGAGCAGCTGCAGCGGCAGGTGATCGAGATCCTCAGCGAAACCGGTGATAGCGGCGCGCTCGCCGAGGCCCGGCTGCGCCTGGCGGCGCTGCTCCAGGCCCAAAGCAAGCTGGACGCCGCCGAGCAAGAAATGACCGCCGCACTCGCAACGCCACGCGTGGATCCGCTGGCCGCCGCGCGGGCACGCATCCGGCTGGGCTCGCTGCGCTGGGCGCAGGGGGATATCGCCGAGTCGGCGCAGCAGTATCGGCAGGCACTGGCGACCTTTCGCGACCACCTCGGGGACGAGCACCAAGAAACGGCCCGGGCTCGCTTTGCGTTGGCCTCTGCCCTGCACCGGCAGGGTGAATATGCCCTGGCGGAAGCAAATTATCGTCAATCGCTGATCACCCGCGAAGGCATCTACGGACCGCACCACCCACTGGTCGCGCGCGTGCTCGAAGGCCTTGGCGGCCTGCTGTATGACGCGGGTCGCGCTGAAGAATCTTTACCGGTCAGCCGCCGGGCGCTGGCGATCCAGCAGGCGCTCCACGGCGAGGAGGCGCCCCGCACAGCGCTCGCCCTGAACAATCTAGCGCTGGCCGAGCATGATCTAGGTCGCTTTGCGCTCGCCATGGACCACTACCAGCGGGCGCTCAAAATCAACCGAACAACCTACGGTCCGCGCCATGCCAGGGTGGCGGCCAATCAGAATAACGTTGGCCTGATCCATCTCGACCTTGGCGAGCCCGAGGCGGCCCTTCAGCCCTTCGGAGAGGCGCTGACGATTCACCAAGAGATTCTGCCGGACGACCACCCGGCGCTCGCCTATTCCGCCCATTTTCTCGGCCGCAGTCACCTGCAGCTGGGACAACTGTCGGAGGCTGAACGCTGGCTTGAGGAGGCGGTCACCCGGCGCGCGCGCCTCCGAAATGGCGAACACCCGCAGCTCGCCGACTCGCTGATCTGGCGGTCGGTGCTGAGGATGCAACTCGGCCAAAAGGCGCTGGCGCTCGAGGACGCGGAACGCGCGCTGGCGATTCGACAGGAAAACCTGGAGGCCGGAGACTGGCGCCTGGCCGAAGCGACACTGACGGCAGCCGCCATCGCCTGGCAGCAGAACACGCCAAGTGGCGCGACTGTCCAGCGCGCAATCGCCCAGCTCAACGAGTCCCGCGGCCGAGACGACTGGCGCGTCGTTGAGATCACCGGCCGACTCGCCAGCGTGCTCTGCGCAGCGTCTCGCGGCCCGACCGACGGCAACGCCGCCCACCCGATTTGCGGGGTAGAATAA
- a CDS encoding ECF-type sigma factor → MTDDITRALKEVAGDQQKLEAVLPAVYAELKGMARRRIAQESDVITMGATGLLHEAYLRMAGGKAGFDNRAHFFAAAGEAMRRILVERARALAAVKRGQRPTRISLDDQAGLAGSVPAAADAIDLMALDSALTDLEGVDPAMATVVKLRYFGGLTVDETAQALTVSPRSVNRAWRAARVWLKVQLEDG, encoded by the coding sequence ATGACCGACGACATCACGCGGGCGCTCAAGGAGGTCGCCGGAGATCAGCAGAAGCTGGAGGCGGTTCTACCGGCGGTTTACGCGGAGCTCAAGGGCATGGCGCGGCGCCGGATTGCCCAGGAGAGTGACGTGATCACGATGGGCGCCACCGGCCTGCTGCATGAGGCGTACCTGAGGATGGCGGGCGGCAAAGCCGGCTTTGATAATCGAGCCCATTTCTTCGCCGCGGCCGGTGAGGCCATGCGGCGAATTTTGGTGGAGCGTGCACGGGCACTGGCGGCGGTCAAGCGGGGCCAGCGGCCGACGCGGATCAGTCTGGATGACCAAGCCGGTCTGGCCGGCTCGGTGCCGGCGGCCGCAGACGCCATCGACCTGATGGCCCTGGATTCAGCGCTCACCGACCTGGAGGGGGTGGATCCGGCCATGGCGACGGTGGTCAAGCTGCGCTACTTCGGGGGGCTGACCGTCGACGAGACGGCACAGGCGCTCACTGTTTCACCCCGCAGCGTGAATCGCGCCTGGCGGGCGGCCCGCGTTTGGCTCAAGGTTCAGCTCGAAGACGGCTAG
- a CDS encoding VOC family protein translates to MTSIVKRTTLFVRDMEASLAWYQNVLGMSVWFDKPFTLSGIGLAAGKAGDETRLVILKCEDDVVGMIGLLQWLKPDEPPPAPPTAVTYGMPTFVVASDDAAACHSAAVALGTRVHAEPHEWSTEGADGNIKHFIGVSLFDPDGHFFEINQLLRVSEKSSDS, encoded by the coding sequence ATGACCAGTATCGTCAAACGCACCACCCTGTTTGTCCGTGACATGGAGGCGTCCCTCGCCTGGTACCAGAATGTGCTCGGAATGAGCGTCTGGTTCGACAAGCCGTTCACCCTATCCGGGATTGGCCTGGCTGCCGGTAAGGCAGGAGACGAGACGCGGCTGGTGATCCTCAAGTGCGAGGACGACGTGGTGGGCATGATCGGCCTGTTGCAATGGCTCAAGCCCGACGAGCCGCCGCCGGCGCCTCCGACAGCGGTGACCTATGGCATGCCGACCTTTGTCGTCGCCAGCGACGACGCAGCGGCTTGCCACAGCGCAGCCGTGGCCTTGGGAACCCGGGTCCACGCGGAACCCCACGAATGGTCGACCGAGGGTGCTGACGGCAATATCAAACACTTTATCGGCGTCTCTTTGTTTGACCCGGACGGGCATTTCTTCGAGATTAATCAGCTGCTGAGAGTCAGCGAAAAATCTAGTGACAGCTAG